A stretch of DNA from Francisella uliginis:
TGCTGCACTATATCCACCAGGACCACTACCTAAAACTACAACTTGTGTTTTAATATCACTCATTTTATAAAACTCCGTGTTTACATTATAATTTCACGTAAATCAGATAGAATCTGACTATATCTTGTTAAGAACTTAGCAGCTAATGCTCCATCAATAACTCTATGATCTGCAGACATAGATAAAGGTAGCATTGTTCTAGGTTCAAATTCTTTACCATTCCAAATTGGTTTAACAGCAGTCTTCGACACACCCATAATAGCTACTTCTGGCATATTAATGATTGGTGTAAATGCTGTAGTTCCAAGCACACCTATACTTGAGATAGTAAATGTAGCTCCAGACATATCTTTTGAGCCTAGCTTACCATCACGGGCTTTACCTGCTAGTTCCATAATATCTTTTGATATTTCAATAATACCTTTCTTATCAGCATCTTTGATAACTGGAACCATTAATCCTGCTGGAGTATCTGCAGCAAAACCAATATTATAATATTTTTTAAGAATTAAATTCTCACCATCATTTGAAAGTGAACTGTTCATTCTTGGGAATTCTTGTAAAGCTACCGCTGCAGCTTTTACCAAGAATGATAATGGAGTAATTTTCACACCCATTTTCTCAGCAAATGCTTTTTTAGACTTTCTAAACTCTTCTAGATCAGAAACATCAGCATCATCATAGAAAGTTACATGCGGAATTTTAACCCAGTTTCTATGTAAGTTTTTCGCACTAATTTTATTAATACGAGTTAAAGGCTGAGTTTCAATCTCACCAAATTTAGAGAAATCAATAACAGGATCATCTAAAAGATCTAAACCACTTCCACTTGCAGCAACTTTACCCGTTTGAACTTGTGTTACAGCATGTTTGATATAGTTATAACAATCTTCTTTTGTTACACGACCTTTACGACCTGTAGCTTTTACTTTGCTTAAATCAACATTTAAAATTCTAGCTAACTTTCTAACAGCTGGAGAAGCATGAGCATTTGAGTTATCTACCTCATACTCATTAATACTATTTTGAGCTGGTGCTGGAGTCGGAGCAGGCTTAGAGTCTTGCTTAGGATCTTCTTGCTTAGCTGATTGACTAGGAGCTGGCGCTGGTGCAGCTCCTTGAGTCTTAACTTTAAGGATTAAACTACCTTGAGAAACTTTATCACCAACCTTTGTAATAATTTCTGTAACCTCACCTGATACTGGAGATGGTACTTCCATACTAGCTTTGTCAGTTTCTAATGTGATTAATGAATCTTCCTCTTCAACTTTATCACCAACAGCTACTGATACCTCAATAACATCAACACTATCATAATCACCAATATCTGGGACTTCTACATCTACAACTTCTTCAGAAGTTTGTGCAGGTGCTGAAGACTGTTGAGTTTGCTCTTGAGTAGAAGTAGAAGCAGAAGCTGATTGACTTGCACCACTTTCAACTTTAAGTATCAAATCACCTTCACCAACTTTCTCACCAACTTTTACAGCTATCTCAACAACCTTACCACTAGCCGATGATGGGACTTCCATACTAGCTTTATCAGTTTCTAGCGTAATTAAAGAATCTTCTTCAGCAATTTCATCGCCTACTTTCACAGATATTTCAATAATCTCAGCTGCATCGTAATCGCCGATATCAGGAACTTTAACATCAACAGTCTCAGTAGCACCTGATGAAGCTGGTGCAGATTCTGTCTGTTGCGCAGGTTTGTCTTCTGCTGTATCAGCCGAACCTTCAAGTTCAACTTCCATAATTGCCGAACCTTCTGAAACTTTATCACCAACTTTTACAGTTAGCTTAACAATTTTACCAGCTACTGGAGATGGAACCTCCATACTAGCCTTATCAGTTTCTAATGTAATTAAAGAATCTTCCTCAGCAATAACATCACCTTCAGCAACATTTACTTCAATCACATCTACACTATCATAATCCCCAATATCAGGAACCTTAACTATCTCTACAGACATTTATATCTCCTTACCGATTAGCTATATAATGGAGCTACGCGCTCTGGGTCTATATTATATTTTTTAACTGCTTCTTTAACTTCACTAGCTTTAACCTTACCATCTAAATATAAAGCATATAGCGAAGCCACAACCACATGATATCTATCCACCTCAAAG
This window harbors:
- the aceF gene encoding pyruvate dehydrogenase complex dihydrolipoyllysine-residue acetyltransferase, with the translated sequence MSVEIVKVPDIGDYDSVDVIEVNVAEGDVIAEEDSLITLETDKASMEVPSPVAGKIVKLTVKVGDKVSEGSAIMEVELEGSADTAEDKPAQQTESAPASSGATETVDVKVPDIGDYDAAEIIEISVKVGDEIAEEDSLITLETDKASMEVPSSASGKVVEIAVKVGEKVGEGDLILKVESGASQSASASTSTQEQTQQSSAPAQTSEEVVDVEVPDIGDYDSVDVIEVSVAVGDKVEEEDSLITLETDKASMEVPSPVSGEVTEIITKVGDKVSQGSLILKVKTQGAAPAPAPSQSAKQEDPKQDSKPAPTPAPAQNSINEYEVDNSNAHASPAVRKLARILNVDLSKVKATGRKGRVTKEDCYNYIKHAVTQVQTGKVAASGSGLDLLDDPVIDFSKFGEIETQPLTRINKISAKNLHRNWVKIPHVTFYDDADVSDLEEFRKSKKAFAEKMGVKITPLSFLVKAAAVALQEFPRMNSSLSNDGENLILKKYYNIGFAADTPAGLMVPVIKDADKKGIIEISKDIMELAGKARDGKLGSKDMSGATFTISSIGVLGTTAFTPIINMPEVAIMGVSKTAVKPIWNGKEFEPRTMLPLSMSADHRVIDGALAAKFLTRYSQILSDLREIIM